The following are from one region of the Salminus brasiliensis chromosome 14, fSalBra1.hap2, whole genome shotgun sequence genome:
- the ano11 gene encoding anoctamin-7 isoform X5 has translation MLRKKGSELLKDREVLLDLDHTGETHGAECYGSLQNGGFIPPRYLNAAADDDDDPIYIHCEKTATPPAPPPGNYFRDGRTKIDFVLVWEIKSRRKRRARGKGRGEAEVEEEVQAAQEESRSEKRKAQLARWRDRFIQNVQAAGLLLEKEESSSAKKTIHYLKLSAPWDVLVYYAEELCLRAPLQAQPHPDFNTSAQVLQKLWVPNVMADSVPNRPVDFYTCAFRKSKMEKFLGSEDHENYFTNTQRHRIVYEILARTVYGKRKRAEVGVARLLNEGAFKAAFPLHEGPFEMPGYEISPDQLNKRQVLYHYWARWSKWYKYQPLDHIREYFGEKIALYFAWLGFYTAWLLPAAIVGTFVFVSGIMTMGSNTPAKEICESGGHYLMCPLCETCKPWNMSDICPMAQVGYLFDHPGTVFFSVFMSFWAVTFLEYWKRKNATLAHHWDCMDFHEEEEPPRPEFAAMAPAMEENPVTGVKEPYFPEKARISRMMTGSMVIVIMLCVVMIFLVTVIIYRSIVSVMMYETGSSVLRTQAGNIANISSSMVNLALILLMGQVYTALAEQLTKWEMHRTQTQYEDAFTFKVFIFQFVNFYSSPFYVAFFKGRFVGYPGHYGTLFGMRNEDCGPGGCLIELAEQLFIIMIGKQLINNVQEFVIPKVKAWRQKKALASVKKAQGGLEPQRWEQDYELVECEGLFDEYLEIVLQFGFITIFVAAFPLAPLFALLNNWAEVRLDAHKFVCEYRRPVAERAQNIGVWFIILEALSHVSVIVNAFLIAFTSDFLPRLLYQYKFDNDLHGYVNFTLAYAPPSYNSSSHGMCRYKAFRDENGNYTLVYWELLAVRLGFIIAFEHVVFFVLRVIDWMVPDVPESLELKVKRERYLAKQALADNQEALLQATRLAT, from the exons ACTTTGTTCTGGTGTGGGAGATAAAGTCGCGCAGGAAGCGAAGAGCCCGAGGGAAAGGCCGAGGGGAAGCTGAAGTCGAGGAGGAGGTGCAGGCTGCTCAAGAGGAGAGCAGATCCGAGAAGAGGAAAGCTCAGCTGGCCCGATGGAGGGACAGATTCATCCAGAATGTCCAGGCTGCCGGCCTGCTGCTGGAAAAG GAGGAATCATCCAGCGCAAAAAAGACAATACACTATCTGAAGCTCAGCGCTCCCTGGGACGTGTTGGTGTACTACGCTGAAGAGTTGTGCCTCAGAGCACCGTTACAG GCACAGCCACATCCAGACTTCAACACCTCGGCCCAGGTTCTCCAGAAGCTCTGGGTGCCAAACGTCATGGCGGACTCGGTGCCCAACAGGCCTGTGGACTTTTACACATGTGCCTTTCGCAAGTCTAAGATGGAAAA GTTTCTGGGCTCTGAGGACCATGAGAATTATTTCaccaacacacagagacacCGCATC GTGTATGAGATCCTAGCGAGGACTGTATATGGCAAACGAAAGCGTGCTGAAGTCGGAGTGGCTCGACTGTTGAATGAAGGggcctttaaagcagcatttccCCTTCATGAG GGGCCATTTGAGATGCCAGGTTATGAGATCTCTCCTGACCAATTAAACAAGAGACAGGTTCTGTATCACTACTGGGCCCGCTGGTCAAAATGGTACAAGTACCAGCCACTGGATCACATCCGGGAGTACTTTGGGGAGAAGATTGCCCTTTATTTTGCATGGCTTG GCTTTTATACAGCGTGGCTCCTTCCTGCAGCGATAGTTGGAACGTTTGTGTTTGTGTCCGGCATCATGACCATGGGATCTAACACCCCAGC GAAAGAAATCTGTGAAAGCGGAGGCCACTATTTAATGTGCCCTCTTTGTGAAACCTGCAAACCTTGGAACATGTCTGACATTTGCCCCATGGCTCAG GTGGGCTACCTGTTTGACCACCctggtacagtgttcttcagCGTGTTCATGTCTTTCTGGGCCGTCACCTTCCTGGAGTACTGGAAACGCAAGAACGCCACACTGGCCCACCACTGGGACTGCATGGACTTtcatgaggaggag GAGCCACCGCGTCCGGAATTTGCAGCCATGGCCCCTGCGATGGAGGAGAACCCTGTGACGGGGGTGAAGGAGCCCTATTTCCCTGAGAAGGCCCGGATCTCCCGCATGATGACCGGATCCATGGTCATTGTAATAATG CTGTGTGTGGTGATGATATTCCTGGTCACTGTGATCATCTACCGAAGCATAGTGAGCGTGATGATGTACGAGACGGGGAGCTCTGTGCTGCGCACTCAG GCTGGGAACATTGCCAACATCTCCAGCAGTATGGTGAACCTGGCTCTAATATTGCTGATGGGGCAGGTGTATACAGCACTGGCTGAGCAGCTCACTAAATGGG AAATGCACAGGACACAGACGCAGTATGAGGATGCATTTACGTTCAAGGTATTCATCTTCCAGTTTGTCAACTTCTACTCCTCTCCTTTCTATGTGGCCTTCTTCAAGGGCAG ATTTGTTGGCTACCCAGGTCACTATGGCACTTTGTTTGGGATGAGGAATGAGGAT tgCGGTCCAGGAGGCTGTCTGATTGAGCTTGCTGAGCAACTTTTCATCATCATGATCGGGAAGCAGCTCATCAACAATGTACAGGAGTTTGTCATACC taaagTGAAGGCATGGCGACAAAAGAAGGCCCTGGCCTCAGTGAAGAAGGCGCAGGGTGGTCTTGAGCCCCAGCGCTGGGAGCAGGACTATGAGCTGGTCGAGTGTGAGGGGCTGTTTGACGAATACCTGGAAATCG TGCTGCAGTTTGGCTTCATCACCATCTTTGTGGCCGCGTTCCCGCTGGCGCCCCTCTTTGCCCTGCTCAACAACTGGGCCGAGGTGAGGCTGGATGCGCAcaagtttgtgtgtgagtacCGGCGGCCCGTAGCCGAGCGAGCGCAGAACATTGGCGTGTGGTTCATCATCCTGGAGGCCCTTTCTCATGTTTCTGTGATTGTTAAC gCTTTCCTCATTGCATTTACGTCTGATTTCCTGCCTCGGCTGCTTTACCAGTATAAGTTTGATAATGATTTACATGGCTATGTCAACTTCACACTGGCCTATGCTCCACCCAGCTACAACTCCTCCAGCCATGGCATGTGCAG GTACAAAGCTTTTCGTGATGAGAATGGGAACTACACTCTAGTGTACTGGGAACTTCTTGCCGTCAGACTTGGCTTTATCATTGCATTTGAG CATGTGGTGTTCTTCGTCCTTCGCGTAATTGACTGGATGGTTCCGGACGTGCCGGAGTctctggagctgaaggtcaaGCGGGAGCGCTATTTGGCCAAGCAGGCTCTGGCTGACAACCAGGAGGCTCTGTTG
- the ano11 gene encoding anoctamin-7 isoform X3 codes for MLRKKGSELLKDREVLLDLDHTGETHGAECYGSLQNGGFIPPRYQLNAAADDDDDPIYIHCEKTATPPAPPPGNYFRDGRTKIDFVLVWEIKSRRKRRARGKGRGEAEVEEEVQAAQEESRSEKRKAQLARWRDRFIQNVQAAGLLLEKEESSSAKKTIHYLKLSAPWDVLVYYAEELCLRAPLQAQPHPDFNTSAQVLQKLWVPNVMADSVPNRPVDFYTCAFRKSKMEKFLGSEDHENYFTNTQRHRIVYEILARTVYGKRKRAEVGVARLLNEGAFKAAFPLHEGPFEMPGYEISPDQLNKRQVLYHYWARWSKWYKYQPLDHIREYFGEKIALYFAWLGFYTAWLLPAAIVGTFVFVSGIMTMGSNTPAKEICESGGHYLMCPLCETCKPWNMSDICPMAQVGYLFDHPGTVFFSVFMSFWAVTFLEYWKRKNATLAHHWDCMDFHEEEEPPRPEFAAMAPAMEENPVTGVKEPYFPEKARISRMMTGSMVIVIMLCVVMIFLVTVIIYRSIVSVMMYETGSSVLRTQAGNIANISSSMVNLALILLMGQVYTALAEQLTKWEMHRTQTQYEDAFTFKVFIFQFVNFYSSPFYVAFFKGRFVGYPGHYGTLFGMRNEDCGPGGCLIELAEQLFIIMIGKQLINNVQEFVIPKVKAWRQKKALASVKKAQGGLEPQRWEQDYELVECEGLFDEYLEIVLQFGFITIFVAAFPLAPLFALLNNWAEVRLDAHKFVCEYRRPVAERAQNIGVWFIILEALSHVSVIVNAFLIAFTSDFLPRLLYQYKFDNDLHGYVNFTLAYAPPSYNSSSHGMCRYKAFRDENGNYTLVYWELLAVRLGFIIAFEHVVFFVLRVIDWMVPDVPESLELKVKRERYLAKQALADNQEALLVSGRMARSPGQCTQRRPHPPQPSV; via the exons ACTTTGTTCTGGTGTGGGAGATAAAGTCGCGCAGGAAGCGAAGAGCCCGAGGGAAAGGCCGAGGGGAAGCTGAAGTCGAGGAGGAGGTGCAGGCTGCTCAAGAGGAGAGCAGATCCGAGAAGAGGAAAGCTCAGCTGGCCCGATGGAGGGACAGATTCATCCAGAATGTCCAGGCTGCCGGCCTGCTGCTGGAAAAG GAGGAATCATCCAGCGCAAAAAAGACAATACACTATCTGAAGCTCAGCGCTCCCTGGGACGTGTTGGTGTACTACGCTGAAGAGTTGTGCCTCAGAGCACCGTTACAG GCACAGCCACATCCAGACTTCAACACCTCGGCCCAGGTTCTCCAGAAGCTCTGGGTGCCAAACGTCATGGCGGACTCGGTGCCCAACAGGCCTGTGGACTTTTACACATGTGCCTTTCGCAAGTCTAAGATGGAAAA GTTTCTGGGCTCTGAGGACCATGAGAATTATTTCaccaacacacagagacacCGCATC GTGTATGAGATCCTAGCGAGGACTGTATATGGCAAACGAAAGCGTGCTGAAGTCGGAGTGGCTCGACTGTTGAATGAAGGggcctttaaagcagcatttccCCTTCATGAG GGGCCATTTGAGATGCCAGGTTATGAGATCTCTCCTGACCAATTAAACAAGAGACAGGTTCTGTATCACTACTGGGCCCGCTGGTCAAAATGGTACAAGTACCAGCCACTGGATCACATCCGGGAGTACTTTGGGGAGAAGATTGCCCTTTATTTTGCATGGCTTG GCTTTTATACAGCGTGGCTCCTTCCTGCAGCGATAGTTGGAACGTTTGTGTTTGTGTCCGGCATCATGACCATGGGATCTAACACCCCAGC GAAAGAAATCTGTGAAAGCGGAGGCCACTATTTAATGTGCCCTCTTTGTGAAACCTGCAAACCTTGGAACATGTCTGACATTTGCCCCATGGCTCAG GTGGGCTACCTGTTTGACCACCctggtacagtgttcttcagCGTGTTCATGTCTTTCTGGGCCGTCACCTTCCTGGAGTACTGGAAACGCAAGAACGCCACACTGGCCCACCACTGGGACTGCATGGACTTtcatgaggaggag GAGCCACCGCGTCCGGAATTTGCAGCCATGGCCCCTGCGATGGAGGAGAACCCTGTGACGGGGGTGAAGGAGCCCTATTTCCCTGAGAAGGCCCGGATCTCCCGCATGATGACCGGATCCATGGTCATTGTAATAATG CTGTGTGTGGTGATGATATTCCTGGTCACTGTGATCATCTACCGAAGCATAGTGAGCGTGATGATGTACGAGACGGGGAGCTCTGTGCTGCGCACTCAG GCTGGGAACATTGCCAACATCTCCAGCAGTATGGTGAACCTGGCTCTAATATTGCTGATGGGGCAGGTGTATACAGCACTGGCTGAGCAGCTCACTAAATGGG AAATGCACAGGACACAGACGCAGTATGAGGATGCATTTACGTTCAAGGTATTCATCTTCCAGTTTGTCAACTTCTACTCCTCTCCTTTCTATGTGGCCTTCTTCAAGGGCAG ATTTGTTGGCTACCCAGGTCACTATGGCACTTTGTTTGGGATGAGGAATGAGGAT tgCGGTCCAGGAGGCTGTCTGATTGAGCTTGCTGAGCAACTTTTCATCATCATGATCGGGAAGCAGCTCATCAACAATGTACAGGAGTTTGTCATACC taaagTGAAGGCATGGCGACAAAAGAAGGCCCTGGCCTCAGTGAAGAAGGCGCAGGGTGGTCTTGAGCCCCAGCGCTGGGAGCAGGACTATGAGCTGGTCGAGTGTGAGGGGCTGTTTGACGAATACCTGGAAATCG TGCTGCAGTTTGGCTTCATCACCATCTTTGTGGCCGCGTTCCCGCTGGCGCCCCTCTTTGCCCTGCTCAACAACTGGGCCGAGGTGAGGCTGGATGCGCAcaagtttgtgtgtgagtacCGGCGGCCCGTAGCCGAGCGAGCGCAGAACATTGGCGTGTGGTTCATCATCCTGGAGGCCCTTTCTCATGTTTCTGTGATTGTTAAC gCTTTCCTCATTGCATTTACGTCTGATTTCCTGCCTCGGCTGCTTTACCAGTATAAGTTTGATAATGATTTACATGGCTATGTCAACTTCACACTGGCCTATGCTCCACCCAGCTACAACTCCTCCAGCCATGGCATGTGCAG GTACAAAGCTTTTCGTGATGAGAATGGGAACTACACTCTAGTGTACTGGGAACTTCTTGCCGTCAGACTTGGCTTTATCATTGCATTTGAG CATGTGGTGTTCTTCGTCCTTCGCGTAATTGACTGGATGGTTCCGGACGTGCCGGAGTctctggagctgaaggtcaaGCGGGAGCGCTATTTGGCCAAGCAGGCTCTGGCTGACAACCAGGAGGCTCTGTTGGTGAGTGGCAGGATGGCGCGCAGCCCAGGTCAGTGCACACAGCGACGTCCACACCCTCCGCAGCCCTCTGTATGA